The following proteins come from a genomic window of Daphnia carinata strain CSIRO-1 chromosome 8, CSIRO_AGI_Dcar_HiC_V3, whole genome shotgun sequence:
- the LOC130703669 gene encoding uncharacterized protein LOC130703669 encodes MDKIIQQKDDQIMDLQAQLLQQHKILDNSKAKDAQSLSLQAQLGEKNKLERNSFQTVKEVFPNSNLTEHEDELALGEHSQLFSLPPDSVLNLNSVSAAQKESLGISPCSEGSEQLWDRIWAENGCGTETKIWHKFNMKHGLEFNGGSNQVWKCYRMEESAYR; translated from the exons atggataagataatacaacaaaaggatg atcaaattatggacctgcaggctcaattattgcaacagcacaaaatattagataacagcaaagctaaggatg ctcaaagtttgagtctacaagctcagctaggggaaaagaacaaattggaacggaacagtttccaaacagtgaaggaggtttttccaaactcaaacctaactgaacatgaggatgaattggcattaggcgaacacagtcag ttattcagtctaccacctgacagtgtgttaaatttaaattctgttagtgctgcacaaaaagaatcgttaggaataagcccatgcagtgaaggaagtgaacaattgtgggaccgtatttgggccgaaaatgggtgtggtacggaaaccaagatatggcacaagttcaacatgaaacatggattag aatttaatgggggatcaaatcaagtctggaagtgttacaggatggaagagtcagcctacagatga
- the LOC130703665 gene encoding uncharacterized protein LOC130703665 produces MKVVVVLALCSLIALSNGAGIRRPVSKKERPVLSLSFNAPEELLSRTRNGELGNANDYMDEVLVLVREQIVLQGYDRIQLPDGDFSFTWDEYPGVTGGVYLHDGLATGMETIHRVGDATLSSSATIIFFESDCGINTASFGYAISILFMDIGPTASMTGTADYINFYFHSTIDILSGLVVVDVFDLKQMGHISTDITGLGIFNWLAEIIVDFALNLLAPFFKELIEGPITNLINAVLQAYVDSLRNPPTTMASLAV; encoded by the exons ATGAAAGTGGTTGTTGTTCTTGCTTTATGCTCTCTTATTGCTCTTTCGAATG GGGCTGGGATTCGACGACCCGTTTCCAAGAAAGAACGCCCGGTTCTTAGTCTTTCTTTTAATGCTCCCGAAGAACTGTTGTCTCGCACCCGTAACGGTGAACTAGGAAATGCAAACGACTACATGGACGAA GTGTTGGTTTTAGTTCGTGAGCAAATAGTCTTGCAAGGATATGATCGTATTCAACTTCCTGATGGGGATTTCAGCTTTAC ATGGGATGAATATCCTGGAGTTACTGGTGGAGTTTACCTCCATGATGGATTAGCTACTGGTATGGAAACCATCCATCGAGTAGGAGACGCTACCTTGAGCAGCAGTGCGACCATTATTTTCTTCGAATCCGACTGCGGAATAAATACT GCTTCTTTCGGTTATGCCATAAGTATTCTATTCATGGATATTGGTCCGACCGCTTCAATGACCGGAACCGCCGACTATATCAACTTCTACTTccat TCGACCATCGATATTCTCTCTGGGCTTGTTGTCGttgatgtgtttgatttgAAACAAATGGGTCACATCAGTACGGACATTACCGGCCTGGGAATTTTCAATTGGCTTgctgaaatc ATTGTTGATTTCGCACTCAACCTCTTGGCACCGTTCTTCAAGGAACTCATTGAAGGACCCATTACGAACCTAATCAATGCTGTTCTTCAAGCCTATG TTGATTCATTAAGGAACCCACCTACAACTATGGCTAGTCTTGCAGTTTAA